The DNA segment GCAATCAAAGCCCAAAGATCTATGAACTAAATCATGGTTGACTAACCAATCAGATAAACGATCCTGCTGCATCTTCTTGATCTCTCCCACATTTGTATTTGTATGAGTATTTCAATTTACAATGAAATTTTTAAAGATTGACCCTTTCTTTCTTATTCTGCACAAAAGAACCTTACCTTGTCTGATTcactaattcatggggagatactGAACTTTTGGATTTGAAAAATGTTTCAGAAGGTATCTCTGAAGTAGATGGTGATTGATAGAGCAATTCTTGATCATAATTTCCAGTATGAGTACTGCGTCTAACACAAAACTTGTGATTGGTAGTAAAACATCGATTTTCCTGTTGAGACACAGTTCTATCTTCAAAGATTTCTCGAGATATTTTCTTACGAAGTTTCGTTATAGCATCTATAACCGCCTCTGGTTTAGGTGGGCAGCCCGGCAAATAGACATCGACAGGAATTAGCTTATCGACTCCACGAACAGTACTATAAGAATCAGTACTGAACATCCCTCCTGTAATAGTACAAGCTCCCATAGCAATGACATATTTTGGTTCAGGCATTTGCTCATATAATCTTACTAAAGAAGGAGCCATTTTCATTGTTACTGTGCCGGCTGTTAAAATTAGGTCTGCTTGTCTAGGACTCGATCTTGGTACCAATCCATAACGATCAAAGTCGAATCGCGAGCCTATTAATGAAGCAAATTCAATGAAACAACAACTGGTACCGTATAGAAGCGGCCATAAACTGGAAAGTCTTGACCAATTCGAAAGATCATTCAATGTAGTTGAAATAACTGAATTGGTAATTGTTTTGTCAACTAAGGGAAACTCAATCAAATTCATAACTGTCTCAATgtaatcttttccttcatttttattttgattgtctgAATATTCAGTTAAGACCATTCCAATGCTCCTTTTCGCCATGCATAAACTGAACCAACAATTGGGATAAGCACAAAAATTAAAGCTTCGATAAATACAGATACACCCAATACATCGAAACTCATTGCCCATGGATAAAGAAAGACCGTTTCAACatcaaaaacaacaaaaactaGAGCAAACATGTAATAGCGGATTCGAAATTGTAACCAAGCATCCCCAATGGGTTCTATACCCGATTCATAACTAGAGAGCTTCTCTGGTCCTTCACTAACCGGGGCTAAAACTCCGGAAATTACAAATGCCAAGATAGGAATAACGCTTGATATTATTAGAAATGCCCAGAAAATATCATATTCGTGAAGCAGAAACATAAATGTACTCCTATTAATGTGGAATATGCTGAATTATTCGATTCGAATCGGAATTGTCAATTCATCCATAACTTCTTATCTTAGGCGAAACAAGAATTGATTTTGATCAAATCAAACTGCATAGTTTAGAGTTTGTTTGCTGTGGGGCATGTTTTGTTTAAAGATTCATCTAATGGAATCCCACTTACATTTTGGATTTCGATTCTATTTAGATATGGTGTAGACATAGGATGCTCTTACACAAACAAAACTCTCTCACTTTGTCTTGGGTTCTCTATCCTCTAGAAAAaggtaataaaatactaaaatatcctatgcctataactattcctatgcctataactataataaatatcaataccctataatatagtaaagtaaatatcctataattaaatactatgaatactatattcattagaatactatgttgattatatataatcaacataatgaaataataataatttcatttcctttttttaaaacttaaatttttcaATAGTCATATGGGGTAAAATGTCTAGGGATTTCTAGCATATTCTATATTATTCGAAGTATTCCTTTTTCATTAAAATCTGGGTATAGGATCATTGCTTCTATTGATTTGATACGAATATGAATACATAATCTAATGCAtcgaatgattttttatc comes from the Musa acuminata AAA Group cultivar baxijiao unplaced genomic scaffold, Cavendish_Baxijiao_AAA HiC_scaffold_708, whole genome shotgun sequence genome and includes:
- the LOC135663374 gene encoding NAD(P)H-quinone oxidoreductase subunit K, chloroplastic-like, which encodes MGNEFRCIGCICIYRSFNFCAYPNCWFSLCMAKRSIGMVLTEYSDNQNKNEGKDYIETVMNLIEFPLVDKTITNSVISTTLNDLSNWSRLSSLWPLLYGTSCCFIEFASLIGSRFDFDRYGLVPRSSPRQADLILTAGTVTMKMAPSLVRLYEQMPEPKYVIAMGACTITGGMFSTDSYSTVRGVDKLIPVDVYLPGCPPKPEAVIDAITKLRKKISREIFEDRTVSQQENRCFTTNHKFCVRRSTHTGNYDQELLYQSPSTSEIPSETFFKSKSSVSPHELVNQTR